A region from the Cervus elaphus chromosome 10, mCerEla1.1, whole genome shotgun sequence genome encodes:
- the SLC29A4 gene encoding LOW QUALITY PROTEIN: equilibrative nucleoside transporter 4 (The sequence of the model RefSeq protein was modified relative to this genomic sequence to represent the inferred CDS: deleted 1 base in 1 codon) — protein sequence MGSVGSQRPREASVASTPHGSVVMSFSFDGGHLEEAVAGATQAQGGRTRGIPIFTDSEEPVPDDRYHAIYFAMLLAGVGFLLPYNSFITDVDYLHHKYPGTSIVFDMSLTYILVALVAVLLNNALVERLSLHTRITAGYLLALGPLLFISICDVWLQLFSRDQAYAINLAAVGTVAFGCTVQQSSFYGYTGMLPKRYTQGVMTGESTAGVMVSLSRILTKLLLPDERAGTLIFFLVSAGLELLCFLLHLLVRGSRFVLYHTARPRHCRPSRRAGYRVHHDVAAEDVHFEHQGPALANGGSPKDSPAHEVTGGGAYTRFDVPRPRIRRSWPSFRALLLHRYVVARVIWADMLSIAVTYFITLCLVSGSRPGGLRNSQPGLVSGSSCRRFLQVDTVLSTLHGLCVAIMRGLVGFQGQKLVRTGTRPEPGASRDRSGSGETRAGAGAHTSVCPQILAALPMDWRGTHLLACSCLRVVFIPLFILCVYPSGTPALRHPAWPCVLSLLMGISNGYFGSVPMILAAGKVGPKQRELAGNTMTVSYMTGLTLGSAVAYCTYSLTRNAHRSCLRPSATNASFPAGL from the exons ATGGGCTCGGTGGGCAGCCAGCGCCCCCGGGAGGCCAGCGTGGCGAGCACGCCGCACGGGAGCGTGGTGATGAGCTTCAGCTTTGACGGCGGCCACCTGGAGGAGGCGGTGGCCGGGGCCACGCAGGCCCAGGGCGGTAGGACCAGGGGCATCCCGATTTTCACGGACTCTG AGGAGCCGGTGCCTGATGACCGCTACCACGCCATCTACTTCGCGATGCTGCTGGCCGGCGTGGGCTTCCTACTACCCTACAACAGCTTCATCACCGACGTGGACTACCTGCACCACAAGTACCCAG GAACCTCGATTGTGTTTGACATGAGCCTCACCTACATCCTGGTGGCGCTGGTGGCCGTGCTTCTGAACAACGCGCTGGTGGAGAGACTGAGCCTGCACACGAGGATCACCGCGG GTTACCTCTTAGCCCTGGGCCCCCTCCTCTTTATCAGCATCTGCGACGTTTGGCTGCAGCTCTTCTCCAGGGACCAGGCTTACGCCATCAACCTGGCCGCTGTGGGCACCGTGGCCTTCGGCTGCACAG tgcAGCAATCCAGCTTCTACGGGTACACAGGGATGCTGCCCAAGAGGTACACGCAGGGGGTGATGACAGGAGAGA GCACGGCGGGAGTGATGGTCTCTCTAAGCCGCATCCTCACCAAGCTGCTGCTGCCCGACGAGAGGGCCGGCACGCTCATCTTCTTCCTGGTCTCCGCGGGCCTGGAGCTGCTCTGCTTCCTGCTGCACCTGCTGGTGCGGGGCAGCCGCTTCGTGCTCTACCACACAGCGCGGCCCCGCCACTGCCGCCCGAGCCGCAGGGCCGGCTACCGGGTGCACCACGACGTGGCCGCCGAGGACGTGCACTTT GAGCACCAGGGCCCAGCGCTGGCCAACGGCGGGTCCCCGAAGGACAGCCCCGCCCACGAGGTGACGGGCGGGGGCGCCTACACACGC TTCGACGTGCCTCGGCCAAGGATCAGGCGCAGCTGGCCCTCCTTCCGAG CCCTGCTCCTGCACCGCTACGTGGTGGCCCGCGTCATCTGGGCGGACATGCTCTCCATCGCCGTGACCTACTTCATCACGCTGTGCCTTGTTTCCGGGTCTCGA ccaggaggtCTGAGAAACTCCCAGCCAGGCTTAGTTAGCGGGTCCAGCTGCCGCCGCTTCCTACAAGTTGACACAG TGCTGAGCACACTGCACGGCCTGTGTGTCGCCATAATGAGGGGTTTGGTCGGTTTTCAGGGACAAAAACTGGTAAGGACAGGGACACGGCCTGAGCCGGGGGCGTCCAGGGACAGGAGTGGGTCTGGAGAGACGAGGGCAGGGGCCGGGGCCCACACGTCCGTCTGCCCGCAGATCCTGGCGGCGCTGCCCATGGACTGGCGGGGCACCCACCTGCTGGCCTGCTCCTGCCTCCGCGTGGTCTTCATCCCCCTCTTCATCCTGTGCGTCTACCCCAGCGGCACACCTGCCCTCCGCCACCCAGCCTGGCCCTGCGTCCTCTCCCTCCTCATGGGCATCAGCAATGGCTACTTCGGCAGCGTGCCCATGATCCTGGCGGCGGGCAAAGTGGGCCCCAAGCAGCGGGAGCTGGCAG GGAACACCATGACCGTGTCCTACATGACGGGGCTGACGCTGGGCTCGGCCGTGGCCTACTGCACCTACAGCCTCACGCGGAACGCCCACCGGAGCTGCCTGCGCCCCTCAGCCACCAACGCCTCCTTCCCCGCCGGCCTCTGA